The window ggaaacaaaacagaatatgaGAGAAAAGattcaatgtttatttatttatttattttattaaagtaaaacaaCACTAGAATGAAAACAGGACACATCATAATATAAATCACAAATCAAAACAATCCACCACCCTTGCAATTAATATTCACATGTCACGACACACTGCTTACTCATCATTTTGACAAAATGATACTGAAACTGAGAAAGGATTTTACACATTGCTgtcaaatgaaactgaaaagtaAAATCTAAATCAATTACcagctgctttattttttcctgtttcacaACATGTGAAACCTACAGTACAgcatattatttattattttaggtGATTGCTGCATATAAGCAGTGAAGTGATGGGGTCTGGATTTGATTTGACCGATCTGTAACACACAGTAGTTCTTGGAAGAAACATCAACttcccaaaataaaaataaaaaattgttaTAAATATCAACGACACATTTCTAAAACTCAGAACTCTGAGTGTTTCAGCAGGGCagccctctcctccctcttcgGTAGTGGGATATTTCCTGtggtaaaaaaaaccaaataagTCATTAGACCCTTTTACCTCACACCTGCAAGTGAACAGACATTCAatacacacaatatacacacagtcacatatgTGCATGTACATTCTCGGCCCTCCATACAACACACAACCGATCCTTCAATCAACactaatgtttaaaaatgaatatattcagtttgtttcttACCTGGTGGTGCCACAAAATATTCTTCAACTGTGTTTTTGGAGAGCTGCAGCAGTTCTTCTGCACAGTCTCCTTCCTTCACTGCATCTTCCCTCAGGTATAAAGCCCTGAATGTGCACGgatgaaacaataaatgtgttgaaaatTCAGCTGCAGTTGTTGCTCATTCCTCAAATGATaaacaagttgttgttttttttataaccaTCTGAACCATACCTGTCCTCTAGAACTGAATCCATTGGCTCAACCCCTGAAGTGTCAACAACATGAAGCTGATCTGCAAATCTTATCGCTTTCTCCAAACAGTCCAGTCCCTGTTTGGTGCGGAAATCAACCAAGGCCAGTCGCTCCAGTTTGTCCACCAGATCAGCAGGGATTTGGGTGGGCTGTAAAATCAAAGCAGTACTGATAAGGACTTTGATAGTGACAGGTAACTATATAGGAACATTCATTCACAACTTGTATTCACCTAATGTAGTCATGACTGATGTGTTGTTACTtgttatatgtatttttcttttgttttgttgacatcATTGTGCAAAAACATCTGTTTAATCAGTCCAAAGGCAAATTGTGTAATACTGATGTCACTGCTACTGTTcagtaacataaaaaatatgaattattatgTAGGTAGAATTAACCTGCTTAATTAGTCACACTTAAAGGACAACAAGCCTTcttctgtgcagaaatgtattcaaaagtttatctgaagctaatatgaagcttccgCCATCCAAactagtcaaatcaagtagatatctttcaacgttaaatctttttagtgccaaagtccctcttttgttactatacttccactgcagctcaacagggaaacacttagagggaatttgatgctaaaaagactgtaaatgtggcagatatccacttgtcatgactaactcagactgctgaagcctcctataagcttcagataaacttttaaatgcattttacaataatgaacaaaatgactgtggacacactgtgggttttggcctccatcacttacattgaaagcacatttgaaggggatcttttaacagccaatatgaacaggaggaatgattacaacgaggaaaacctctttcagtgtgtatatagacacctgactgttgttttaagacatacatcaacaattgtgaacctatccttggGTTGATTTTCAACTTAATATCTAAAATGTAACATGCATCTGAAGGCATTAGGTCACGAAGAATTACCTCACACCATGCAGGTACTGTAGtacgtactgtatgtgtagtATGATGGTTTTACCTGGGGCAGTTGGTCCTCTGGTACTGGTTCCCATGTTGCAAACTGTGGTACCTAGAagatgcacgcacacacacaacaaacaagtCAATGTTGTGCACAGGCTATTGATTAAAGCGACTACAGTTCAAATAATAAACATC of the Thunnus maccoyii chromosome 9, fThuMac1.1, whole genome shotgun sequence genome contains:
- the gatc gene encoding glutamyl-tRNA(Gln) amidotransferase subunit C, mitochondrial — encoded protein: MSAFSFTAGRTCRGVSRKIIQPSFKTFTKDRYSSVSNVLNFHRRNSTNVTRLFSSQPHNPKVPQFATWEPVPEDQLPQPTQIPADLVDKLERLALVDFRTKQGLDCLEKAIRFADQLHVVDTSGVEPMDSVLEDRALYLREDAVKEGDCAEELLQLSKNTVEEYFVAPPGNIPLPKREERAALLKHSEF